The Gossypium hirsutum isolate 1008001.06 chromosome D02, Gossypium_hirsutum_v2.1, whole genome shotgun sequence region TTGGGCTTGCTCCCACGGGCTTTTTATCAACCCATTAAGAGCCTCCTTAAAATGCTTAGCTCGTGCTCTTGTGATTGGCCCAACCGGTAGCTACAAAGAATCGGATAAACCTTTGGATGTTTCTTGTGAATTTGGGCTTTGAATATTTGACCCATTTCCATATTGTCTCGACTTGTCAAAATTGGTTTTGGGTTTGATACTTGGGCTCACATCACCTCTACTCTAGTCACTTTGGTCATTTAAGCCTTGCTATTACAATTCTATTTCATTCCAtccaaccaaacaattgaatcaCTGATTACAACTTTATTCCATTACAGCCCTATTCCATTCACCCCAACCAAATGTGGCGTAGGTGATTGCAAGAGAGCGATCGTGGTCAGGCATGAGGCATTAAAGAGATTAACGGGGAAGCCGTTATTGGGATTACCCTTAGATGGATTCTATTACGAGCCGATTTTAAAACAGTGTTGTGAGATTCCGATTGGATACAAATTTATGGGTCGTTGTTGCTTAATGGAAAAGAGTACTCAATTCCTATGACAACCATAGAGGGGTGCTTGGTGGCTAGCACTAATAGGGGATGTAAGGTTATTCATTTGTCTGGTGGAGCTTTTAGTGTTCCATTGAGAGGTGGGATGGCTAGAGCTCCAAGGGTAGCTGATTTGAAGTTTTATTTGGAGGAACCTAAAAATTATAAGACCTTGGCTGttgtttgtatatatttttttcatttctgggttaatttatttaagttgaagcTAAAATGGGTGCTGGATTGTTGTTGCAGATCAAGTAGGTTTGCCAGGCTTCAAGGTATTAAATGTGTCATTGCTGGGAAGAATCTTTATTTGAGATTCACCCACAGTACTGGCGATGCATGGTACCAAAGGGTGTCCAAAACGTTTTGGATTTCCTTCAAATTGATTTCCCTGACATGGATGTCATTGGCATCTCTGGTGAGTATCATTCCCATGAATATATACTTCTTCATTTTCGTCTTCTGAGCTAGACCATTGAACTCTTAAGCAAAGGTGAAAGAGCAGGACCTTGAGTTTGACCATGGCTACTATTACTGCAATAGTCAAATCcgaatattttatatttctgcAGATAAGACACCCAGttcttttatacatatatatattttatgttttctgATTCACTGTTTGAAACGGCATGgttccatttcttttcttttctttttaaattttcggcttttatatttgaaaaaaaaattaaataaataaatttagctttaaaatttttgttatggAATGAAATAATATAGTATTGTGCGGACTGCGGAGTATATAACGactaaatattaaaacaaaaagcATATATAACTTTTTGTCATTAAGTAGATGAAAAAGGAATGTCGTCAAAACACGTTACCTTCCATAATCTTCACACCAATCCAACCTTTCTTTGGTTATCTGCTAAGAGTAAAAAATAGCTGACAGCGGCAGCGTTGGTAATGACGGCCACCAGCGATCCGAACCCCGAAGTTTCCGACGAGCAGCAAAAACGATCGGAGATATACACATATGAAGCTCCCTGGTACATCTACGCTATGAATTGGAGCGTCCGCCGCGACAAAAAGTACCGACTCGCCATCGCCAGCCTCCTCGAGCAATACCCTAACCGTCTCCAGATTGTTCAACTCGACGACTCCAATGGTGAGATCCGGTCGGATCCCAACCTCTCCTTCGACCATCCCTATCCCGCTACTAAGACCATCTTCATTCCCGACAAGGATTGCCAGAAACCCGATCTTCTCGCTACCTCCTCCGATTTTCTTCGCATATGGCGGATCTCGGATGACGGTTCCCGCGTTGACCTCAAATCGCTCCTTAATGGCAATAAGAACAGTGAATTTTGCGGTCCTCTCACGTCTTTCGACTGGAACGAGGCGGAGCCGAAGCGAATCGGGACTTCCTCCATTGATACGACTTGCACTATTTGGGATATCGAGAAGGAAACAGTGGATACCCAGTTAATTGCCCACGATAAGGAGGTTTACGACATCGCTTGGGGTGGAGTTGGGGTTTTCGCTTCCGTCTCCGCCGACGGTTCCGTTAGGGTTTTCGATTTACGCGACAAGGAACATTCGACGATCATCTACGAGAGTTCGGAGCCGGACGCGCCGCTGGTGCGGTTGGGGTGGAACAAGCAGGACCCCAGATATATGGCGACCATTATAATGGATAGTGCCAAGGTGGTTGTTTTGGATATCCGTTTCCCGACGTTGCCGGTGGTTGAGTTGCGGAGACACCAGGCGAGCGTCAATGCCGTCGCTTGGGCTCCCCATAGTTCCTGCCACATTTGCACCGCCGGCGATGATTCTCAGGCGTTGATTTGGGATTTGTCTTCGATGGGTCAGCCTGTTAAAGGTGGGCTTGACCCCATTCTTGCATACACGGCTGGGGCTGAAATTGAACAGTTGCAATGGTCGTCGTCTCAGCCTGATTGGGTGGCCATTGCCTTCTCCACTAAGCTTCAGATTCTAAGGGTATGAATTACCGTGTGAAGTTAGGTTTTTCTGTTTGTTTTGACATTAACTAACAACATGCTTGCTTGATCTTCCATTTGAATCGAGTTTCACTTCTGAATTCAAACTCGAGTTAAAATTGACTGAACTGCAAGTAATCATTTCACAAAATATTTTTGCAACTTAAATACAAATACCTACGTAAAAACAGCCGGCATTTGATACAATGTCGATAAGAAAACTAACATTTCACCATTTCTCGATAtttgaaattaacataaaattACCTTTTAAATGTTGTACAATTGTTTTTTTCAATAagatatttttcaaattaataaacTTTGTTGTCTCTATTACATTCTTCaagtatcaaatattttcttataaatttttataatttttacaaataattttctcaattttttctaCCACATTATTCACAATTTTCCCAATATCTTTATaacacaaaattattaaaatatatcagAATTTATACGAACAAGGATTTACGTATCAgtgttgtattattattattttcagcaAGTACTTATTCAAGTACATAATATCATGCACCATTATCAAAGTAGCCACAACAACACTCAccgatttagggtttaagggggGTTCTCTGTCACTGGTATTACATTCACGACCGACAATCCATATGCAACAGGGATTTAAATTCCCTGCGAGAAACTCTTAACAACCCAAGCACGCTAGAACAAATGAAATCAAAGTGAAGAACACGGAAGCAATACGCAGCAAGCTCTAGACACCTGTACCCTCTCCCTCACCTGGGTGTTAAGGATCACGACACATGAAGTAGGCATTTGGGTTGCTGCGTATCTACATGATTTCAATGGAAAAGAGCCATCACATTCATTCTCTAAAGCACTTTTAAGGAGAGCTAAATGAAGCCTTTTCTTGCTTGGTTTTCAGAAGACTCAAACATCTTGCTTTTCTCCCTACGATCCAAAATTAGGTGCATTCTTGGTATGAAGTATGAACAAAACTGACTCAGTTGCCTTGTACGTGTCAAGGTTATCGTCGTTGTCCTTCAGCTAAGCTAAGCTGGAAGCACATTATATTCACATTCCCAACTTCCATTTATGTAGCTTGTTATGGTGTCTTCCACTAAATCTTCGAAGATGGCTTCACCAATCTCAACACCAATATAACCAGTGTCAAGTTGAAGGTCCATCCATGTTCCAGTCTTAGCCAGGTCTTTTCGGACTACCAGGTCCAGAGTACAAGGCAATGGAGTCGGGAGCAAATGCCAATAAACTCCCTCCCAGACTTCTTGAATTGTATTTTGCATGTTTGGGATAGGACGGATATTGGGTTTAACAAATGAAACACTAGGGGAACCAAAATAGTACTCACAAACCTCTCTGACTACTTCATTAATGCAATCAAAGAGCAGTTTTTGGTCTTGACAAAGCTGGTTGGGCAAGTATTCGACCTCGTCAACCAACAATGGGTCGATAAGCAGGTCTGAAGAAAGTGACCGGATGTAGACTTCGTCCCAGCTGAAACTCGAGGCTTGCAGCACTGCCTTTATGTGCTCAAATATTGATTCCTTATCATTCATACAAGTTTTAATTCGATTGCTCTGATTTGTGGCCAAAGAGTCATGTTCTTCGAATCGAATTCTTAGCGGTTGAATGGATGTTTCACCTGAAGATTGGTGAGCAACTTGGCATTAGGAAGAATCACTGTGGCTCAACAAACTTAAAAGCAAAAGCCAAATGTGAAATAAACAAAAGACTTCTCTCATATTCCTACCGGAATAAGATCTGATGCTTGCAGGGCTGATAAGATCATCTGCAAATATTGGCTCAAGAACAGATACGGGGCTTGATCGCTCTGGTATATCAGTAACACTCTCCAAACATTCAACCTTTTTCATGACTGATGAGTCTGATGGAGATGATAATGGAGAAAAAGGCTGTTGGTCCACTTCCGATGAATCCtggaggagaaaaaaaaaaggttggatGAGACATCACATATACAATGCAGACTACAAAATGGAATAATCGCATGATACGCAGAAGAGCCTCATTTTTTCTTATGGTGATTTTAGCTTTGCcttcaaaataataatacaaaattgAGACATCTGGCGTCCGATATCTCTCAGTTTTTTCTAGGAAGATGTGAGATCTAATTGAAAGGCACAAGCAGCCGGTATTCAATCATTCTGAACTTCTTAATGACATCAAATCTACATATCAGCAAACAACATCACCATACCTGTTTCAAGTACCAAGGATTTTGTTTTTCATCACAAACTTCATATATGTCAACATTTTTATCATCTGTGATAATTGAAGAGCCGCTCGTCTCTGAAGAAATATCCAGGGACTTGCTTTCTTCATGAACCATCATTTCAGTAGCTTTAACAATACTCACAGACTCTGCATATGAaggttaaatattaataaacctGGGATATTCGTGATTATCATCATAAATtaaacaaatgcaaaattgtACCTTTGGAACTCAATTCATCTTTTATAGAACAAAAAATTGGATCCTCTTTGTCATTATTCACACTAGTGTCAAGGTTGTTTGAAATTGCATTATCACTTTCAACTTCATTATCGCTTTTGTTTTCAGAAATGCAAAGCTGGCCATCGGTCTTCTCTGCCCTCATACTTAGAAGGCTGACAAACCGATCATTTTCACTCACCATTTGCAATTTGTCCGAGCCTGCAAATCTCATATGCGCAGTTGTAAAACTATGCTCCAAGTTCTGACCAGGGCTGCTGACAGGGGATGTATTATACTCAGGAAGAGAAAGAATCCTACCTAAGGTTTTTGGAACCTGTGTACTCAAAAGATCCTCATTTTGATCCTCGTTTGTTAGCAGATCAGAGAGATGTTTCTTTGCCTCTATATAGATGTTCGAGACCCTTTTCATGGAAAAATCAATAGTCTCATATTCCATGCTTAGTTCAGATCCCTTTAGCTTGCTTGTCTTTTCTCCTTTTGCAACACCAATGGAAGGTCtgccaattctttcaataaagaaTTGGTCTTTTGTTGGAGAGTTCATCCCAAAATATTCCTTAAGTCTGCCACTGTCCTCTGAATTTTGTTGCTCAGCTGGAAATTTTTCAGATATACCATTTGTGGGGATTCTATGTTGGTCTCTTCCCATAGCAtgtttcaactttctttttatttcagcaAGAAAAAAGTGGGAACCAACTTTCTCATTTGGCTCCCGATGACTGACAATGTACTGAGAATCTGAAGGTGAGTCGAGGCTGCTTCCAGTTTCAGGAGTTTGCAAGCATGTTGACCCAGGCTTCAAAACTTCAATTTTATTTGAAGCTTGAGAAGCCTTATTTCCATCTGAAAGTTCTCTTTCCTGAGATTTCAGTTTTCTTCTAAAGAAATTACGCTGCTTTCTATTAACAGGCTCATTGCGTTGTCTTAAACCAGTGGATTCCATGTCTGAAAAGTTTGATTCAGCAAGAGGCTTAGACTCTTCATCCTTTAAATGAGCATCCGGCAAGTCTTGAATGTATTTCAACAAGTTCAGATCAggtaaaagtttcaaaaacaaTTCCTCATCTAAACTCGAAATGGGCAGTGCATCCATGACTTCATTCGAGGCTAGGAGTTCCCCATCTTCTGTAAGTTGGTTCCCaataagaaacttctgactcacTAAGACCTTGATTGCCTCATTCAACCTTTCTTCAGAACCATAGCTCTTCGGATTTTGCTCAAGCTGGTCATCATTCATGCAATTGACTCTTTTCTGATGGATTTTCCGAAAAAACTCTTCCATTAGATTATCCATATCGAGATTGCTTGTAGTTTGTTGCTCTGGTTTATGCAGCCTAGATCTTTCCGATACCAAGTTCTCAGCAACATCCATATGAAGACTGCTACTGGAACTTTTCTTGCAAGTTTTGTTTTTTCTGTTCCAATTCTTCCTTCCATCGTCTCCTTCCCCAGAATAGAACTGTTTCACTTCAACTTCAGTATTACTTGCTTCTTTCTTTGCAACCTCTCCAGACATTTCCTCTTCTAGGAGTTTCTTCACACTTGGCTTACACGCATCAATAGCTGTTCTTTCCTCTTCACCATCCTGAAAAACTTagtaatatcaataataaatgaAAAGCTTTTTCCATTGCCGTTATCTTAAGCTCATCTACCCATCTAATGAACAATGTTACTTGGAATCATGTCAAATTCGGATGTGTTTAATTCAGTTgttttcaattttcaagtttttctatgTATATTTAGGGTCCTTGGAGGGTCATATCCCAATACCCATGTCTAGATATGCATACATGGGCACTTCAAGAAAATGAAGAGTTGGTGCAACATAACTAATGAATATATTAGAATTCTCAAAATTATGTTGGATTCGGGTTAAATTTCCAAAGCTTACAAGTGGTCTGGGACAATCTTCAGCGGAACTAGTCAACATTTCAGGTTTATTTCTTGCATTTGGAGCACCTGCAAAGTTAAAGAGAAAATGCAGCATTAAGTAGTGCTTAAAACtctataaaagaaaaaacaaaaacaagtaGTGCTTAAAACAATacagaacaagaaaatcaaaccGAATTAACTACAAAGAGAAAGAATTCTCATAGCAGGTTTCTGTTCATTTGGATAAATGATTTATTGTTTAAAACCAATGCTACCGAAAAACATATTTCCGATTAATGATATAAACAGGCCAAATTAGATCTTAATGCTAAAAGGACAACCCAAAAGACCGTTTATTATTACTTGCAACTTTAAATAGAGCTTCCATGGAAATGCTTCAAAGTTACTTAAAGAACTTACCAACTGCATTTCTGTCCCCGCACCTTCTATCAGAAAGCAGTCTGCGAGTTGATTGGCTATGGCGGAAGTCAAGCATACTAATCAAGCCCCACATACAGCCCAACTGATCCTTTTTGTATCGTAGAGAACAACTATTTGATCTTTTGGCCATGATTAATGTGGCTCTTATTCAGATTAGAATGCTTTGGCAATTGAAATTTTCGGTTGAAAGGTAATTTGGAATCTGCTAAAACAGATAGAAATCATGAAATTGCAGAAACATAGATTACGTCAGAAATAATGGAACTGCAGAAACATTTAACATTGCCTGATTCAGTATAGATGAACAATAAGCAAAATAGGTTCTTTATGCATCTTCCTACGATAAAAGTCTATTTAGCTGAAGGTTTCACAGAAGAAAATAAGCTAGCCAAGTGGTGAACCAGAGTTTTTAAGAGTTGGCATCTAACAACGAACATCAGCATCAGCAACCGGTTCCCTTATTTTCAATCTATGAACCAACGCTTAACCTAGTTGGTTCCCACAACTATTTTTAAGAGTTGACAAGACTCAGAATACCAGCATCCAGAACTGGTTCCCTTATTTCCCACCTATGAAACAGAGTTGGCATCTAACAGAGCTTCCTTTGTGTGTGTTCGTGCGTACACAAAATCAAGGGGTAAAGAATCTTGTCGGCAAGAACTGGAAACAGACACTCTAAAATCGGGTCAGTCCAAATCTAATATGATCATGAGAGACTGTTGACATTAATGATGACGATGGTGATGATGCAGAACCAGACATTTCTCTTGACAGATCAGCTTTAAAATTCATCAACTCTTAATTTTCCTACTACACATTGCGTAAGCCTTTATGATACTCATTAGTCTCTTATCTACCTCATGCACCACCTAAATCCTAGTCCAGCAGTGTCACCTAAACTTTTATACAAAACTTAAAAAACCAACATCCAATAGGTCTGAAGTtcaaattcaaatacatatatatgatcTTTACCCTATCCCAGCATGACTGTGTACCTAAAATCAAGTTATAAATACAAGGTTGATTTGAACTAGAATTTTAGCTCTGTTCGTTTGtgcaatcatttaaaaaaatttgacatCCAGCAATTATGAAATCCAGATCTAACTAGATTACAtccaatgtaaaaaaaaaaaagtcatgatTGATTTGATGAGGGAAAAGATGAAAGAAATGCATGTGCCTGAAACAAAGAGTTCCTTAAAATTCAAAACCATCAAGAACTAGGAGATTGCTTCAGTCAAAATGTAGCTGGATTATGTTACCATTAAAGGCAAAAAAAATTCCCAACAGTTCAATTTCAACAACTCAAGTTTTACCAAGAAACTTGAACCACAAGTTCCATAGTCAAAAAGCTTTGGATGCCAAAGGAATCAAAGCTTTCTTTTTTTGACTCTACAAGCCTTAAACCAGAGCCTCAAAATCCTCGATAACAGACCAGAGAAGTGTTACCTTTTCTCCTTGGATCTTCACTTCAACGAAAAGATCAATTGCATTTCAAGAATTCACATTGATTACCCCTTAAGAATTCATTTCCCAGCTCTTAAGTCAGCAAAGAACCATGAAAAATTATAAACTTGGGAAGTGATCAACGCCTTGAACCTCCTCGAAGATGTGCCTCTGCATGGCCTAAAGTTGGATTCGGCATATcaacaaacacaaaaaatataCATTATAGAAAACCCAGAGCAATATTTATGAACAACCATAGAATTGAAGTCCTGAAAAGACTGAACAGTTTGTTCTATCCAATTTCAGTGACAAGCTCTCCATGAATGCCATATCTGAAACTATTACATCAAACAAACAAACTCCCACTTCTTCCATGCATAACAACCGAGAATCAAGCTTTCTATAAACACCCAAATGAGTTTGAAAATTCTGATGGAAAACAATTGAATACAAGAGAAGTGGGGAGATTCAATCTGAAGCAAAAGCTATAGTTCCAATCACCCACCATGAGAAAACGAAAGgaaaagcttcaaaagatggAAAATTCTTTTCATGGGGATAACATATTTTGAcaagagaaaaggaaagaagaagCTTTATTTGGCACCGACCCATGATTCTTTATGAAGAAAACTGAAAGGGGAAGGCATTTGAGAGTGAGAAATATAAGAAAGAAgtaaatagaagaaagaaaaatgggaaagtagaaggaaaaaaaagaagcacAATAAGCTTAAATCACACAGTGAAGAGATGGAAACAGAGAGAGTGAGAGCATAGCGGAAGTAAGAAGCTCTTATGGTTGGAAGAGAATACGTGACAGTTGGGGTTACGTTTGATTGAATTGGACCCCACTTTCTTATTCATTACACGTGTGCACTGTTTGGATTATATGTGATAATACGTATTATatgtttttcattaaaattttaccaattgATACCAATTCGCACgcataatttttagggttttttcttaaaataaaagtattaaaCTGAATAATCaaagaatatttttataatttttctgttGTATATTTGACTCatgataccaattcaatcaaggatttaaataataattcatataaataaataattaaggaagataataaaattaaaataaaaataaaactttagtttaataataaatttaaaattttaccaatttaattaGCGTAAGTTcaaattcttttatatatatatattttagtttttaaaataaaatattaaaataccatACAATAATATATTCAAATCTCTTCGTATACatattcttttattgtttttaaaataaaaagattaaagtattatgttataatatattcaaatccctttacttttatttttaggaatttagtttttttactttttagattttaaaattgagGTCTAACTTTtaatactattaaatttattttattaaattcaatattattttttagtcACATTGCTATCAAACgagtaaaatttttttgttttaaaatgtctcaccaacaaatttaataaaaaaaaaactaagtactaatatgaattttgaaatttgaaaattagaTGAACTAAATtccattaaataaaaatacatagactaaattctaaattttaaagaatacaAAAATCTATGACATAATAACTCTTTTGAAATGTTGTTATTAAAAAAAGATAACAGGATGTTTctgataagaagaagaaaaagaagtagTAGTAGTTTGAATCACAACCCTTTTTATGATACATCGTATAGTAAGGCATGCTACATGCATTGTAAGCTTACCAATTCCATTTGTTATTTGATGgttattatttctattaaaaaatttatcacgcctatgaaaataaaaatttaaaatataaatatgtttaaaaatatgGCATGAAATTAATTGAcaataatacatgaaatatgtgttattaaaattaaaaaaaattatttattatggaGTTATCATCAATATTGAGTATGTGTTGAGTTAATTTGTAATACtaactcaatcaaatacattattGATATTAAAAATTTGCATGTGAAAACTATGTATTTAGAGCACAtgtgtgtgtttaaaaataacatacaataaataataaaacgcaAGGTTTGAAACTAATAATTATAGCAACAGATATGCaatatatacaaaattaaaataaaaaatagcttAACtagtgagtaaaataaaattgacATAAGTAACTacatcatattaaaaatattaaatgcacttcaattttttattatgatgTTGTCGTTTTTCTATAGCACGTCAAAAAGTTATCAAGTTAGTGAAaagaaaattcaatattaaaaaaataatttttaaaaattaagtattgaCTTGACTTATGACACCAATGTAATCAGTGACAAATTCGGtgagagaaaatattttatgttaaagttaatttgttttttttttaaagtttacttAAGAATTATTAATAGTGTAGTGGTAAAAAAGTGTTTATGAATTCATTAAACACGAATTCAATTTCTAGAcatgttaattttaattctattattttaaaactataaaagcatatgaaaagacaaaaagttaccaaaataataatattagtcattattaaaatgatatattAGTCATTTCCTAACAGAGTTGGTATCAGGTTAACCCGTGACACCAACTCAACTAAGGGTTTTATTAATAGTaagtattttttattgaaattattaatattaagtaTAGACATAGAACTAATGGAGGTAACGAAgtgtgaataataaaattaaaatgtataaaaatattaaaataaagttttaattgagtgataaattaaatattttttaatgcaaTTGATGTGGGTTTAAATCCTaccatatacatatttatttatttttaaagtgaaaatatcaaaatatcccaaataatattacttattttaattatggaatGTGATTCTCAtaagtttttaattgaattaatgttTGATTAACTCGTGACACCGTGGTATTAATTTAGGGACAGGGGAAGCTGTTAAGCCATGAATTCAGATCtaggttattatgtttttatatatatacaaatataaatgTGGTGTCGtatttatgtatatttaattattatgtgGTATACAATATTACTGGATTAAACCGTTTGTTTGAATTAGAGTTGAAGCGAAATGATTGTAAAAAACATTGTTAATGTTGACATTGTTAGTTGGGGGATTACAAGTTGCAATGAGAATAAGGTTGACTTCATTATTAGTTAGTTACTACTTCTCttctttattattaattaattaattgcaaaTTTTCATCTAAACTTTCTAAAGGGAACCaccataaatattaatatttttttagatgtATGAGTTTGGTGTCtaaattactaattaatttgACAAGTAATCTAAGTTTTAACAAAGACTAGTCTAAGTAACTTAAAATAGTTGCTTCTCTTTGTGGAAATGTTGGGTCTGAGAACTGTTCTGTGGAAGGGTTGATCCCTAAAAAAGTTCGTTTTAGGGATAAAAGAGGATTCGGATACGGCTATGCTGGTGGATTTGACTATGGAACCAACAATCTCTGGGAAAGATATGTTAATAGGAAAATCCTCTACTATTCCAGGGAAGGTAATTGCACCGATTGGTATAGAGGTGGAGGATGATTTTGAACTTTTGGAAGGGGATACCAAGAAATATTTTGTTAACGGTATTCCTTCTATTGAATTTTCGGAAGGGATTCATCAAAATCTAATTAAGGACAGGGCACTACTGTGATTCAAAAACTTTTGGGACGAAACATTGGTTATTCGACCTTATAGAACAAAATTTATAGCCTTTGGAATCCTTCATCACCATTTCAACTACTGGACATCGAAAATAGTTATTTCTTGGCCAGATTTCAAAACAAGGTTGACTATGAAAAAGTTCTTTCTGAAGGTCCCTGGATTATTTTTGGTCAGTACCTAATCGTACAACTTTGGACGATAAGTTTTTATCCTACACAACCCTTTCTGAGCATAGTGATGTCGTGGATTAGGCTCCCGAGTTTACCAGGGTACATGTACGAACGTAAGATCCTATTGAAAGTTGGGGAAATGATTGGGAAGGTTGAAAAAATAGATATGAATACTGATAATAGGGCAAGATGGTGTTTTGCTCACGTTGCAGTGTACGTTAACTTAGACAAGCCACTAGTGTCCCAAGTTCTGATCAATGACACGCTTTAGCGAGTTGAGTATGAGTTTCTTCCGATGGTTTGTTTCGGATGTGGGagatatgggcatgtgaatgAGGCTTGCCtgaattttctcttttattatgaatttaaatGTAACCATATTTTCATGGAACTGCCAAGGATGCACTAGTGCTAAATTTCCCCAAATTTTTTGGGAGTATAACTTAGAGTATGGACCGAATATTGTGTGTCTTATGGAGCCTAAAGTAAGTGGTAAAAGAGCTGATAATATCATTGCTAAATAGGCTTCAATTGTTATTACCGTGTTGAAGTTATTGGCTTCTCAGGACATGTTTGGGTTGGTTGGAAAGATTTAGTCAAGATTGAGATCATTCGAAATCATCTTCAATTCATACTTCTTCGAGTTCTTGGTAGCGTTTCCTCTAAATccatttttatttcctttatgtATGGCAATTCAAATAGACG contains the following coding sequences:
- the LOC107910594 gene encoding WD repeat-containing protein LWD1, whose translation is MTATSDPNPEVSDEQQKRSEIYTYEAPWYIYAMNWSVRRDKKYRLAIASLLEQYPNRLQIVQLDDSNGEIRSDPNLSFDHPYPATKTIFIPDKDCQKPDLLATSSDFLRIWRISDDGSRVDLKSLLNGNKNSEFCGPLTSFDWNEAEPKRIGTSSIDTTCTIWDIEKETVDTQLIAHDKEVYDIAWGGVGVFASVSADGSVRVFDLRDKEHSTIIYESSEPDAPLVRLGWNKQDPRYMATIIMDSAKVVVLDIRFPTLPVVELRRHQASVNAVAWAPHSSCHICTAGDDSQALIWDLSSMGQPVKGGLDPILAYTAGAEIEQLQWSSSQPDWVAIAFSTKLQILRV
- the LOC107910593 gene encoding uncharacterized protein; amino-acid sequence: MAKRSNSCSLRYKKDQLGCMWGLISMLDFRHSQSTRRLLSDRRCGDRNAVGAPNARNKPEMLTSSAEDCPRPLDGEEERTAIDACKPSVKKLLEEEMSGEVAKKEASNTEVEVKQFYSGEGDDGRKNWNRKNKTCKKSSSSSLHMDVAENLVSERSRLHKPEQQTTSNLDMDNLMEEFFRKIHQKRVNCMNDDQLEQNPKSYGSEERLNEAIKVLVSQKFLIGNQLTEDGELLASNEVMDALPISSLDEELFLKLLPDLNLLKYIQDLPDAHLKDEESKPLAESNFSDMESTGLRQRNEPVNRKQRNFFRRKLKSQERELSDGNKASQASNKIEVLKPGSTCLQTPETGSSLDSPSDSQYIVSHREPNEKVGSHFFLAEIKRKLKHAMGRDQHRIPTNGISEKFPAEQQNSEDSGRLKEYFGMNSPTKDQFFIERIGRPSIGVAKGEKTSKLKGSELSMEYETIDFSMKRVSNIYIEAKKHLSDLLTNEDQNEDLLSTQVPKTLGRILSLPEYNTSPVSSPGQNLEHSFTTAHMRFAGSDKLQMVSENDRFVSLLSMRAEKTDGQLCISENKSDNEVESDNAISNNLDTSVNNDKEDPIFCSIKDELSSKESVSIVKATEMMVHEESKSLDISSETSGSSIITDDKNVDIYEVCDEKQNPWYLKQDSSEVDQQPFSPLSSPSDSSVMKKVECLESVTDIPERSSPVSVLEPIFADDLISPASIRSYSGETSIQPLRIRFEEHDSLATNQSNRIKTCMNDKESIFEHIKAVLQASSFSWDEVYIRSLSSDLLIDPLLVDEVEYLPNQLCQDQKLLFDCINEVVREVCEYYFGSPSVSFVKPNIRPIPNMQNTIQEVWEGVYWHLLPTPLPCTLDLVVRKDLAKTGTWMDLQLDTGYIGVEIGEAIFEDLVEDTITSYINGSWECEYNVLPA